ATTTGTTTGATTTGTTGTACTATAACGGCCTTGACAAGACTCACGTACCCTTATCCGAACGCAGAAGGTTACTTGAAGAAATATTTAGTACGCAGAAAACGGGTGATAAGATAATCCTGATAGATCAAATTAAAGTTTCAAGAATTGACGAAATAGAAAACTACACCGAAAAGGCGCTCAAGAATGGTTGTGAAGGAATCATGGTAAAGAATCCCAATAGTCAGTATAGGGCTGGAGCCAGAGAATGGGCTTGGATGAAACTAAAGAAAGAGTATTCTGGAGAAGTTACGGATTCGGTTGATCTAGTAATAGTAGGGGCGTTGCATGGCAAGGGAAGGAGGGTTGGAAAATATGGAGCATTGCTGTTGGCTACATATGATGCAGAAAGAGATGTCTTCTGTACTATATGCAAAGTAGGAACTGGATTTACAGATAATGTTCTCATAGACATAACAGACAAGCTTAACATGCACGTAATCAAACATAAACATTCCAGAGTGGAATCTGGAAATACAAAAATGGATACATGGTTTGAACCCAAAATTGTTCTAGAAATACTTTCTCCTGAAATAACTTTAAGCCCTGTTTATACAACTGCAATTAATAGAATAAAGTCCGGGTATGGTCTAGCACTTAGATTTCCAAAGTTTACCGGAAAAATTAGGGAAGACAAATCAGCAGAGGATGCTACAACAGTCAAAGACATTTTTGAAATATACAGAAGTCAACTAAAGTAGTGGTGATGGTGGTGGTGGTGACGGCAGTGTTAGCTGAGTTGAATACGGAATTTTATCTATGGTGATTTAATTTTTTCATCGAAACCAATTAGAATAAATTTTCTATGACGGGTGGAGACATTAATGTAACTATTAGACAAACTTACACCCACCCCCGATATTGTTGTCCTCTGGCCGCCTTAAAATTAGTTTTACTCTTGTATAACAATAACATCTAAGATTAGTAAAAAAATTTTAAAAGTGTTATAGCATATTAGACTAGATTGATTACAATTAATCAGATCTATTGCGAAGATTGTAATTTGTTCATGGAAAAAGTTAGAAAGGAGGACAGATTTAAGATAGACGTAATCATTACTTCGCCTCCTTACAATATTGGAAAAAACTATAGTTCCTATCACGATACGAAAAAGACTGACGATTACTTAGATTGGCTACTTGTGGTAGCTCAAAAAAGTTTTTGGATTTTAAAACCTAATGGATCCTTTTTTCTCAATATCGGGGGAACCTCAGCTGAACCTCTAATTCCATTCCTTGTCCTAAACAAGTTTATCTCTGCTGGCTATAAATTACAAAACACCATTCACTGGATTAAATCCATATCTATTGAAAAGGAAGACATAGGGAATAATAATCAGATTTGCAAAACCGGTTTTTCGGTAGGTCATTTCAGACCAATCAGAAGTAACCGATATTTAACCAATACACATGAATACATTTTTCACTTTACTAAAACGGGAACCCAAAATTTAGAAAAACTATCAATAGGTGTTCCTTATCAAGATAAATCAAATATTAAAAGATGGAAATCAGTGGAACAGGATAAGAGAGACAGAGGGAATGTATGGTTCATATCTTATCCCACCATTCAATCAAGTAGATCACATCCAGCTATTTTTCCCGAGAAACTAGCTAGTCTTTGTATCAAACTACATGGATATTTGAATAAAGATTTTATAGTATATGATCCTTTTATGGGTATAGGTAATACTGCATTAGCATGCATCGAACTTGGTATCAACTATATTGGGACTGAGATTGATGAAAACTATATTAACATAGCTAATAATATGATCGTAGAAAAGAAAAAAAACCTCTCGAAGTCAAAGTAACAATTATGTACTTATACTTTTCACTAGAGATTCAATGATAGGAAGAGAGTTTTAAGATCTTGGTAATGCATTGATACAATAGTTCGGATGATTGACCTTATTACACCAATACAAATAACAGTTATTGTTATCAAATAGAGGTACACAATAACCAACGAAGTCATATACAGGTTGAGTTTTATTTATTTAGCGACCTGATGATTTTTGAAAAACATACTTGCAATTTATTTGAGTCATGAGTACTAATGATCTTGGGTTATAACCACATAAAGATTATGGAAAATTCTACTGATGATATCAAAAAATGTTATTTTAGGTAATCTATATGATGTCGTAAGTTATGAGAGTTGGATTTACCACTATATCTTTTCAATGATAAATAGTAAACGACCAGAGTCAGAGATCAGGATATAGGTTTAAAGGAATCTAAAGATAGATACATACAGCACGGGTGATCCGACATTTTTGGAAATAATGACATTATATGGGAAATAGAGAAAGTTTGTATAATATATCATCTTCATATTTTAGATAATTATTCAGTATCTCTCTTTTAATTTAGGAATATACAAAACAATCGGAAGGATAGTACGCTACTACGTTCTATTTTTTCCTCAATACCCTAAGGATTCCCATCCCCATAATAAAATACCCTATTACTATTACTCCAATGAATTGAGGTGAAACTCCTTGCGATTGTCCGCTATCGGACGATGAATTCATGCTATTACTATCTTGTGTCGGGACAATAAACGACGATATCATTACGGAAGTACCCATGATAGCACCGCCTATGATTAATAGGACAGTTAGAATTCTAGATGCCACATTTATTCCAATCCCAAACGAAATTACAAATAATAAAATCGATCCACCGCCAAAAATCATTCCTCTTTCTTTGGCTGAGAGAGGCAAAAAGCCGTCTTCTGAATGATTAATCATCGAAACAGCGACATCAAGAAGATATATTACTAATAGCGCAAGTGCTATAGATACTAGGACTTCAGATGCTATTTTTCTTGTTCCTTGCATGCTATTTATTTTCACATTGGTTATTTAATGATTAAATAGTAAATAGCGATTTCTGAGATTCTATTATCATCTGAGGTTGACCAAATAAGGGTAATCAGATGATCAAGAAGTCATAATAATGGAAAACAATTATTTTAGACACTGCCAAATTGAGCTAAAAAAATCGTCAATGGTAAACACAATACAGGATATTAGTTTCGGTTATAAAAATATGACAATGATCAGAGATTTGGTGTGTTTTCGTGCCTCTCAACACAAGCGACGAGTCATTAGATCTGTCTAATTTGACCACCAAAACTTGAATAAAACTTAGTTAATCTTATATTAAATTTAATTAACAATCAGCCAAATCCCCTACCGAGTTAAAAGGAAGATATAGAACAAAATTGAGGGAAAAAGGAAAATGAAAAAATTCTTTATAAATAGAATGGCGTGTAAATAACAAAAGGTATATTGAAAACAGTACTGATAAAGGGTCCAGTACTACTTGAGATTAAGGGAGAATGTAACATATTAGGGGTCAAATGCAAGAATGAATGCATCGGATGGGAAAGCAGTAGAATCATTCCAGTTGAAAAAAATATCAATTCTACCTTATCGATAATTAGGGGAAGGAGTTTGAAATATCATTACCATGAAACAATTAGGTATAACAAGAAATTTGGAATCTCAATTTGGAAAGGCCTTGTGAAAAACGTTTTGAGGCAAGAAAAAAAGAGAATCATAATAATTGGACCCTCCAATTCAGGTAAATCAACCCTTTCATTGTATATGGCAAATGTGTTTTTAGGCCATGGTTTAAGACCATTGATAATAGATGCAGACGTGGGTCAAGGCGATTTGGCTCCACCCACTTGCTTGGGAGCAGCAGTAATGAATTTCCCGGAAGTAGATCTATGGAAAGTAAGAACAAATTTTACCAATTTTATAGGCAGCATTCAACCCGTTGGGTATGAATCTAAAATTATTTCAAGCATTAGCCAGCAGTTGGATACTTCATTAAAGCATGATTTGTCGATTATAAATACTGACGGATATATAAAAGGGAACGGACTGGTACACAAGATCGATCTGATAAAAAAAATACAGCCTGATTGTATAATATATCTTGGCGGCGCAAATATGGACAGAAATCTAATGGAATTTTTTCACCATCTCCCAAGAAACCTGAAAATGA
This Candidatus Nitrosocosmicus oleophilus DNA region includes the following protein-coding sequences:
- a CDS encoding DNA-methyltransferase gives rise to the protein MEKVRKEDRFKIDVIITSPPYNIGKNYSSYHDTKKTDDYLDWLLVVAQKSFWILKPNGSFFLNIGGTSAEPLIPFLVLNKFISAGYKLQNTIHWIKSISIEKEDIGNNNQICKTGFSVGHFRPIRSNRYLTNTHEYIFHFTKTGTQNLEKLSIGVPYQDKSNIKRWKSVEQDKRDRGNVWFISYPTIQSSRSHPAIFPEKLASLCIKLHGYLNKDFIVYDPFMGIGNTALACIELGINYIGTEIDENYINIANNMIVEKKKNLSKSK
- a CDS encoding Clp1/GlmU family protein, whose protein sequence is MKTVLIKGPVLLEIKGECNILGVKCKNECIGWESSRIIPVEKNINSTLSIIRGRSLKYHYHETIRYNKKFGISIWKGLVKNVLRQEKKRIIIIGPSNSGKSTLSLYMANVFLGHGLRPLIIDADVGQGDLAPPTCLGAAVMNFPEVDLWKVRTNFTNFIGSIQPVGYESKIISSISQQLDTSLKHDLSIINTDGYIKGNGLVHKIDLIKKIQPDCIIYLGGANMDRNLMEFFHHLPRNLKMNFMYGERQGAVNNRSLAERYAKRIKTFCKYLTKDKIILVKLDLSRINHIYYRNRFFSEIRCQMGYESLDVMNEKIFYIPDSEFLKNRFVGFGNKIDNGLICGFGLIDDFMKGVISVKASVKEFDTIFLSDTKLEIV